One genomic region from Flagellimonas oceani encodes:
- the purB gene encoding adenylosuccinate lyase, whose translation MSLTQLNAISPIDGRYRNKTKALKDYFSEEALIKYRVQVEIEYFIALCEIPLPQLADFNTALFPELQKIYQEFSTEDAQAIKDIEKTTNHDVKAVEYFIKQKFDALNLQKYKEFIHFGLTSQDINNTAIPLSIKEAMNDVYVPSYLEVFEKLKELAKEWENIPMLARTHGQPASPTRLGKEIDVFVERFKEQFNLLNDIPSAAKFGGATGNYNAHKVAYPTIDWRAFGKQFVQEKLGLHHSFPTTQIEHYDHMAALFDCLKRINTILIDLDRDIWTYISMDYFKQKIKKGEVGSSAMPHKVNPIDFENSEGNLGLANAVFEHLSAKLPISRLQRDLTDSTVLRNVGVPFAHTLVGFQSTLKGLNKLVLNQSKFEEDLENNWAVVAEAIQTILRREGYPNPYEALKGLTRTNEKINQKSIADFIETLNVSDDIKTELKQITPANYTGV comes from the coding sequence ATGTCGCTGACACAACTAAACGCCATTTCGCCAATTGACGGTAGATATAGAAACAAAACCAAAGCCTTAAAAGACTATTTTTCGGAAGAGGCCCTGATCAAATACCGTGTTCAGGTAGAGATCGAGTATTTTATCGCACTTTGTGAAATTCCTTTGCCGCAACTGGCCGATTTCAATACAGCGCTGTTTCCTGAATTGCAGAAAATCTATCAAGAGTTTTCTACGGAAGATGCACAGGCCATCAAGGATATTGAAAAAACCACCAACCACGATGTAAAGGCGGTTGAATACTTTATCAAGCAAAAGTTTGATGCCCTGAACCTTCAAAAATACAAGGAGTTTATCCACTTTGGGTTGACTTCCCAAGACATCAACAACACGGCCATTCCACTATCCATCAAGGAAGCCATGAACGATGTTTACGTACCCTCCTATTTGGAGGTTTTTGAAAAATTGAAGGAGCTGGCCAAGGAATGGGAAAACATCCCAATGTTGGCCCGAACGCACGGTCAACCTGCCTCCCCTACCCGTTTGGGCAAGGAAATCGATGTTTTTGTGGAACGGTTCAAAGAGCAGTTCAATTTATTGAACGATATACCGAGCGCTGCCAAGTTTGGTGGTGCCACCGGAAACTACAACGCTCACAAAGTTGCCTATCCAACAATTGATTGGAGGGCTTTCGGCAAACAATTTGTTCAGGAAAAACTGGGGTTGCACCACTCTTTCCCAACCACCCAAATTGAGCATTACGACCATATGGCCGCTTTGTTCGATTGTCTAAAACGAATCAATACTATTTTGATTGATCTGGATAGGGACATTTGGACCTACATATCCATGGATTATTTCAAACAGAAAATAAAAAAGGGGGAAGTAGGCTCTTCGGCCATGCCGCACAAGGTAAACCCCATTGATTTTGAGAATTCTGAAGGGAATTTAGGTTTGGCCAATGCGGTTTTTGAACATTTATCGGCGAAATTGCCCATCTCTAGATTACAACGCGACCTTACGGACAGCACTGTTTTACGAAATGTCGGGGTGCCGTTCGCGCATACCCTTGTTGGGTTTCAATCGACCTTGAAAGGTTTGAACAAGTTGGTATTGAACCAATCCAAGTTCGAAGAGGATTTGGAAAATAATTGGGCCGTGGTTGCCGAGGCCATCCAGACCATTTTGCGAAGGGAAGGCTATCCGAACCCGTACGAAGCTCTAAAAGGATTGACGCGTACCAACGAAAAAATCAACCAAAAATCAATTGCAGATTTTATTGAGACCTTGAACGTTTCAGATGATATTAAAACTGAGTTGAAACAAATTACCCCGGCGAATTACACTGGGGTTTAG
- a CDS encoding DUF1963 domain-containing protein produces MAGNFLNKYHHLIKKRTKLIAKDQEGWSKDILATRFGGQPAGKVGMEWPICKACEWPMTFIGQVHSSSYLHASPFHFFSFFYCHSCNTALSRTSVSFNDETETALGWKIFAYETLKTEDAFLIPLPDYGDPKELLIKEQQVESILEDSFPDFVGFELYIPVIWSDMNKLIDPETNRVTGEYWDKVDNIEKAAGTLVGFKQNPHLRNKGVMLGGYPYWCNGPDETPSCTICESPMELLLQISPTQIVKYNWGDCWTSYIFYCSKHKQQFALCFQGT; encoded by the coding sequence ATGGCAGGGAACTTTTTAAATAAATACCATCATTTAATTAAAAAGCGGACGAAATTGATTGCTAAGGACCAAGAAGGTTGGTCCAAGGATATATTGGCTACCCGTTTTGGTGGTCAACCTGCTGGAAAAGTTGGAATGGAATGGCCAATTTGTAAAGCATGTGAATGGCCTATGACATTTATTGGACAAGTCCATTCCTCTTCATATTTACACGCTTCTCCATTCCATTTTTTTTCTTTTTTTTATTGCCACTCATGTAATACTGCGCTATCTCGAACATCGGTATCGTTTAATGATGAAACGGAAACGGCATTAGGTTGGAAAATCTTTGCATATGAAACATTAAAGACCGAAGATGCCTTTTTAATCCCTTTACCGGATTACGGTGACCCTAAAGAACTACTGATCAAAGAGCAGCAGGTGGAGTCGATTTTGGAAGATAGTTTTCCGGATTTTGTAGGGTTTGAATTGTACATACCCGTTATTTGGAGCGACATGAACAAATTGATTGACCCTGAGACAAATAGAGTTACAGGGGAATATTGGGACAAGGTGGACAATATTGAAAAAGCTGCCGGTACCCTGGTTGGCTTTAAGCAAAACCCACATTTGAGAAATAAAGGAGTTATGCTTGGGGGTTATCCATATTGGTGCAACGGGCCAGATGAGACACCTAGTTGTACCATTTGTGAATCCCCAATGGAGCTATTATTGCAAATTTCACCTACCCAAATTGTAAAATATAATTGGGGGGATTGCTGGACTTCATATATATTTTATTGTTCCAAACACAAACAACAATTTGCTTTATGTTTTCAAGGAACCTAG
- a CDS encoding mechanosensitive ion channel family protein, producing MEKAQEWFDYAIELAKEFGPKLVTALIIYLVGMWVVNKIIKGTRKVMSKSKYDQSLQKFLLNLFSWALKVFLIIIVISRLGVDVTTFAAVIAAAGLAVGLALQGSLSNFAGGVLIMIFKPYKIGDLIEAQDVLGRVKGIEIFTTKLVTPQNRLAIVPNGAMANGNIINYTAEGKVRVDTVIGVGYDEDIKKTKEVLLKVLTSNDKVLEDPAPSVNVLELADSSVNFAVRPFCKPEDYWDVYFATYENSKVALDEAGIEIPYPHRVQVQKGG from the coding sequence ATGGAAAAAGCACAAGAATGGTTCGATTACGCAATTGAATTGGCAAAAGAATTTGGCCCCAAACTGGTTACCGCCCTCATCATTTATTTGGTGGGAATGTGGGTGGTAAATAAAATAATCAAGGGTACCCGAAAGGTGATGTCCAAAAGCAAGTACGACCAATCCCTGCAGAAATTTTTACTGAACCTGTTTTCTTGGGCGTTAAAAGTGTTCTTGATAATCATAGTAATTTCCAGACTGGGGGTGGATGTTACCACTTTTGCCGCGGTCATAGCTGCTGCGGGTCTCGCGGTAGGTTTGGCGCTGCAAGGTTCGCTCTCCAATTTTGCGGGAGGAGTGCTCATCATGATTTTTAAGCCGTACAAAATCGGCGACCTTATCGAGGCACAAGATGTTTTGGGCAGGGTAAAGGGCATCGAAATATTCACCACAAAATTGGTTACCCCTCAAAATAGACTGGCCATTGTTCCCAACGGTGCCATGGCCAATGGAAACATCATCAATTATACCGCGGAAGGAAAAGTTAGGGTCGATACCGTTATAGGGGTAGGATATGACGAGGATATCAAAAAAACCAAAGAAGTACTGTTAAAGGTGTTGACCTCGAACGATAAAGTGCTCGAAGATCCTGCACCCTCCGTAAATGTTTTGGAACTGGCGGACAGCTCCGTGAATTTTGCCGTACGTCCCTTCTGCAAACCGGAAGATTATTGGGATGTTTATTTTGCTACCTATGAAAACAGTAAAGTCGCTCTTGACGAAGCAGGTATTGAAATTCCTTACCCGCATCGCGTACAGGTGCAAAAAGGAGGTTGA
- a CDS encoding DUF4252 domain-containing protein — MKHIIKTMLVAGAVLLASCASQPSLQEYYVDNSENPNFLSIDVPASILKLNEEELNPTQKEAIESLRKFNLLAFKKNAENEVEYEMEKKKVREILKGDDFVELMKINSKYGKGVIKYLGDEDAIDEVIIYGDSDDKGFALVRVLGKNMNPAHIIQLMQAIQKSDYKGEGLGEIGDFLKG; from the coding sequence ATGAAACATATTATTAAAACCATGTTGGTGGCCGGAGCGGTACTCTTAGCTTCATGCGCATCGCAGCCAAGTCTACAGGAATATTATGTGGACAATTCGGAGAATCCCAACTTTTTGTCCATAGATGTTCCGGCGAGCATCCTCAAATTGAACGAGGAGGAACTGAACCCGACGCAAAAGGAAGCCATCGAATCGCTTCGTAAGTTCAATCTGTTGGCATTCAAGAAAAATGCAGAGAACGAAGTGGAATACGAAATGGAGAAGAAAAAAGTACGTGAAATCCTGAAAGGGGATGACTTTGTGGAATTGATGAAAATCAATTCAAAATATGGCAAGGGCGTCATTAAATACTTGGGCGATGAGGATGCCATAGATGAGGTCATTATTTATGGGGATAGCGACGACAAAGGCTTTGCCTTGGTACGCGTATTGGGAAAAAACATGAACCCGGCGCATATTATCCAATTAATGCAGGCCATTCAAAAATCCGATTACAAAGGGGAAGGACTTGGTGAAATAGGGGATTTTCTAAAAGGCTGA
- a CDS encoding DUF4252 domain-containing protein yields the protein MKKYILITVMALLPLAGFSQSLFDQFEDLDEVTSVVVNKSMFNLLAKIDVEVDDPEAQDFMDIASSLKSLKVFTTEDKKIGENMKSSVDSYLRSSKMEELMRVKDKDANVKFYIKEGRDADHVSELLMFVTGMGDVEANGRKFETVILSLTGDIDLNKIGSLTKKMNLPEELNEAGKKN from the coding sequence ATGAAGAAGTATATTTTAATCACAGTAATGGCATTGTTGCCCTTGGCAGGTTTTTCACAATCCCTTTTTGACCAATTTGAGGATTTGGATGAAGTTACATCCGTAGTGGTGAACAAAAGTATGTTCAACCTGCTGGCAAAAATCGATGTGGAGGTCGATGACCCCGAAGCACAGGATTTTATGGATATTGCAAGTAGCCTGAAAAGCCTGAAGGTCTTCACTACCGAGGACAAGAAAATAGGAGAGAACATGAAGTCTTCTGTGGACAGCTATCTTAGGTCTTCCAAAATGGAGGAATTGATGCGGGTTAAGGACAAAGATGCCAATGTCAAGTTCTACATTAAAGAAGGCAGGGATGCCGACCACGTTAGCGAACTGCTTATGTTCGTGACAGGTATGGGAGATGTTGAGGCGAACGGCAGAAAGTTCGAAACGGTCATCCTGTCCCTTACCGGGGATATCGACCTGAACAAAATCGGTTCGTTGACCAAAAAAATGAACTTGCCCGAAGAGCTCAACGAAGCAGGGAAGAAGAATTAA
- a CDS encoding RNA polymerase sigma factor, with product MKQTEFLNVVLPFQDKLYRLAKRLLVSREEAEDATQEILLKLWSKNESMSKYKNVEAFAMTMTKNFCLDRLKSKQAGNLKLVHSNYSDENTSLQKQLEAEDSISWMERIMEELPEQQKMILQLRDVEQYEFDEICELLDMKPTAVRVALSRARKTVRDELIKKHSYGIG from the coding sequence ATTGCCCTTTCAGGACAAACTGTACAGGCTCGCAAAGCGACTGTTGGTTTCCAGGGAAGAAGCGGAAGACGCCACTCAGGAAATTTTGTTGAAGCTTTGGTCAAAGAACGAGTCCATGTCAAAGTACAAAAATGTAGAGGCCTTTGCCATGACGATGACCAAAAACTTTTGTTTGGACCGTTTAAAGTCCAAGCAAGCAGGAAACCTAAAATTGGTCCATAGTAACTACAGCGATGAGAACACCTCCCTACAGAAACAATTGGAGGCCGAGGACAGCATAAGTTGGATGGAACGGATTATGGAGGAACTGCCAGAACAACAAAAAATGATATTGCAGCTACGGGATGTAGAGCAATACGAGTTCGACGAGATATGCGAACTCTTGGACATGAAACCCACAGCAGTGCGCGTAGCACTGTCGAGGGCGAGAAAAACAGTTAGGGACGAATTAATAAAAAAACACAGCTATGGAATTGGGTAA